A section of the Humulus lupulus chromosome 2, drHumLupu1.1, whole genome shotgun sequence genome encodes:
- the LOC133819644 gene encoding uncharacterized protein LOC133819644 has translation MYIKHIHPDEKMRVAVVGGGISGLVSAYVLAQNDVEVVLYEKEDYLGGHANTVTFDGFDLDLGFMVFNRVTYPNMMEFFEKLGVEMETSDMSFSVSLDKGKGCEWGSRNGFSSLFAQKMNLFNPYFYQMIREIFKFKDDVISYLDMLEHNPDIDRNETLEEFTKSHGYSDLFLKAYLIPICGSIWSCPSEGVLSFSAFSVLSFCRNHHLLQLFGRPQWLTVKGRSHCYVKKVRDVLESKGCHIKTCSEVQMISTIDEGCIVHSEDGSKEVYNGCILAVHAPDAMRLLGDQATPNERRVLGAFQYVYSDIFLHRDKTLMPQNPAAWSAWNFLGSRDKKVCLTYWLNVLQNLGETSLPFLVTLNPDQPPNHTLLKFSTGHPVPSVGASKASLELHQIQGKRGIWFCGAYQGYGFHEDGLKAGMAAAYGLLGKNCDIYSNPNHMVPSMTERGARLFVTRFIGQFISAGCLIMLEEGGTMFTFEGSTKRCSKKTSIKIHSPQFYWKVMTQADLGLADAYINGDFTFVDKDEGLLNLFLILIASRDSNSSASKLNNKGLRGWWTPLLFTASIASAKYFFQHVSRQNTLTQARRNISRHYDLSNELFALFLDETMTYSSAVFKSIDEDLKVAQLRKISLLIEKAKIDKNHEVLEIGCGWGSLAIEVVKRTGCKYTGITLSEEQLKLAQKKVNDAGLQENIKFLLCDYRQLPDGYKCDRIISCEMLESVGHEFMEDFFGCCESVLAENGLLVVQFISIPDERYDEYRRSSDFIKEYIFPGGCLPSLSRVTTAMAAASRLCVEHIENIGIHYYQTLRYWRKNFLEKQSKIMALGFNDKFIRTWEYYFDYCAAGFKSRTLGNYQIVFSRPGNVAAFSNPYRGFPSAQGDEYNE, from the exons atgtatataaagcaCATCCATCCAG ACGAGAAGATGAGAGTGGCGGTGGTCGGCGGTGGGATTAGTGGACTGGTTTCGGCCTACGTTTTGGCTCAAAACGACGTCGAAGTGGTTCTGTATGAGAAAGAAGACTACTTGGGAGGCCATGCCAATACTGTCACTTTTGATGGTTTTGATTTGGACCTTGGTTTCATGGTCTTCAATCGT GTAACATATCCAAACATGATGGAGTTTTTTGAGAAGCTTGGAGTTGAGATGGAGACCTCAGATATGTCATTCTCAGTGAGCTTAGACAAAGGAAAAGGGTGTGAGTGGGGTAGCCGAAATGGTTTCTCAAGTTTATTTGCACAAAAAATGAACCTCTTTAATCCTTACTTCTACCAAATGATTAGAGAAATTTTCAAGTTCAAGGATGATGTTATCAG CTATCTTGATATGCTTGAGCACAACCCGGACATAGACCGAAATGAAACATTAGAAGAGTTCACCAAGTCTCATGGCTACTCCGACTTGTTTCTAAAAGCTTATCTT ATTCCAATATGTGGTTCAATCTGGTCTTGCCCATCAGAAGGTGTTTTGAGTTTCTCTGCTTTTTCTGTTCTTTCATTTTGCCGCAATCACCATCTCCTTCAG CTATTTGGCCGTCCTCAATGGCTTACTGTCAAAGGACGTTCACATTGTTATGTGAAGAAA GTAAGAGATGTGCTAGAGAGTAAAGGTTGTCACATAAAAACATGTTCTGAGGTACAAATGATTTCAACTATTGATGAGG GTTGCATTGTTCACTCTGAAGATGGTTCTAAAGAAGTGTATAATGGGTGCATATTGGCTGTTCATGCTCCTGATGCTATGAGATTACTTGGAGACCAAGCTACTCCTAATGAACGCAGAGTACTTGGTGCTTTCCAATATGTTTATAG TGATATTTTCCTTCATCGTGACAAAACTTTAATGCCCCAAAACCCAGCTGCATGGAGTGCTTGGAACTTCCTAGGAAGTAGAGACAAGAAAGTATGCTTGACATACTGGCTCAATGTGCTTCAG AATCTTGGTGAAACGAGTCTCCCTTTTCTTGTGACTCTCAATCCAGATCAACCACCAAATCATACATTGCTTAAATTTTCAACTGGTCATCCAGTCCCATCTGTTGGTGCTTCGAAAGCTTCACTGGAGCTTCATCAAATTCAAGGAAAAAGAGGAatttggttttgtggggcatacCAGG GTTATGGCTTTCATGAGGATGGATTAAAG GCTGGAATGGCTGCTGCATACGGTTTGCTTGGAAAAAATTGTGACATTTATAGTAATCCAAATCATATGGTACCTTCCATGACAGAAAGAGGGGCACGCCTTTTTGTTACTAGATTTATTGGACAATTCATCTCCGCAGGATGTTTAAT CATGTTGGAGGAAGGGGGTACAATGTTCACTTTTGAAGGAAGCACAAAAAGATGCTCTAAGAAAACATCTATCAAAATTCACAGTCCACAATTTTACTGGAAG GTTATGACACAAGCCGATTTAGGCCTTGCAGATGCTTATATCAATGGAGATTTTACTTTTGTTGACAAAGATGAAGGTCTCCTAAATCTTTTTTTG ATTCTTATTGCCAGTAGAGATTCAAATTCTTCAGCCTCCAAACTAAACAACAAAgg CTTGAGGGGATGGTGGACTCCATTGTTGTTCACAGCTAGTATAGCCTCAGCAAAGTATTTCTTTCAGCATGTTTCAAGGCAAAATACTCTTACACAGGCTCGCAGAAACATCTCTCGCCATTATGACCTG AGTAATGAACTCTTTGCTCTCTTCTTGGATGAGACAATGACATACTCCTCTGCTGTATTTAAG TCAATAGATGAAGACTTGAAGGTTGCACAATTGAGAAAAATCTCTCTTCTAATTGAAAAG GCTAAAATTGATAAAAATCATGAAGTGCTTGAAATTGGGTGTGGTTGGGGAAGTTTGGCCATTGAAGTAGTTAAAAGAACTGGATGCAAGTACACAGGCATCACTCTATCAGAGGAGCAACTAAAATTAGCACAAAAGAAAGTGAATGATGCTGGCCTTCAG GAAAACATCAAATTTCTACTTTGTGACTATCGGCAATTGCCTGATGGTTACAAATGTGACAGAATCATATCTTG TGAGATGTTAGAAAGTGTTGGCCATGAGTTTATGGAAGACTTTTTTGGTTGTTGTGAGTCTGTACTAGCAGAGAATGGCCTTCTTGTTGTGCAG TTTATATCGATACCGGATGAACGATACGATGAGTACAGAAGAAGTTCAGATTTTATCAAGGAGTACATTTTCCCAGGTGGATGTCTACCTTCATTAAGTAGAGTAACAACTGCCATGGCTGCTGCATCCAGACTCTG CGTGGAGCACATTGAAAATATTGGAATTCATTACTACCAAACACTGAGGTATTGGAGAAAAAATTTCCTAGAGAAGCAAAG TAAAATCATGGCTCTTGGATTTAATGACAAGTTCATTAGGACATGGGAGTACTATTTTGATTATTGTGCAGCAGGCTTCAAGTCTCGCACCCTTGGCAATTACCAG ATTGTGTTTTCACGTCCGGGCAATGTGGCTGCATTTAGCAATCCATATAGAGGGTTTCCTTCTGCGCAAGGAGATGAATATAATGAATGA